A single Oleidesulfovibrio alaskensis DSM 16109 DNA region contains:
- a CDS encoding BON domain-containing protein, whose translation MRYYTVLRRFFVSAMLLTTVLALPGCMGGGLFSADSSAADAVPAYARNEKAEQAVRAALAALGDRAAGLTVYAWQDTAFIIGEADDDTFAQVVREARRAPEISAVAGYVFPPAGDAADVHDNALAGRVMDALSGVEGLDISALVVDTVRGDAVLMGPVPSGAGAAQAVAAARAVEGVGQVRSFLHVQDGMGRD comes from the coding sequence ATGAGATATTATACCGTGCTGCGTCGTTTTTTTGTTTCCGCCATGCTGCTGACAACTGTGCTTGCGCTGCCGGGCTGCATGGGCGGGGGGCTTTTTTCTGCAGACAGTTCCGCTGCGGATGCCGTTCCCGCGTATGCCCGCAATGAAAAAGCCGAACAGGCCGTGCGTGCGGCACTGGCCGCGCTGGGCGACAGAGCGGCGGGGCTGACGGTGTATGCATGGCAGGACACCGCGTTCATTATAGGAGAAGCGGACGATGACACCTTTGCGCAGGTGGTGCGTGAGGCGCGCAGGGCTCCGGAAATAAGCGCAGTGGCCGGTTACGTGTTTCCGCCTGCCGGTGATGCGGCAGACGTGCACGATAACGCGCTGGCAGGCAGGGTTATGGATGCGCTTTCCGGCGTGGAAGGGCTGGATATCTCCGCACTGGTCGTTGATACTGTGCGCGGCGATGCGGTACTGATGGGCCCCGTGCCTTCCGGTGCCGGGGCTGCGCAGGCCGTGGCGGCAGCCCGCGCCGTGGAAGGTGTGGGACAGGTGCGGTCTTTTCTGCATGTGCAGGACGGAATGGGGCGCGACTGA
- a CDS encoding glycerate kinase type-2 family protein encodes MTKNPRAVLRSLLDAALQAVAPDRAVHRHVQVQDNLLHIDNRTYNLDDYDRILVTGAGKGAAPMAAALEQLLGERITQGAVCVKYGHTVPLRRITLYEAAHPVPDAAGEAAARRMLELAASATGRDLVLCVLTGGASALTPALADGICLAHWQAATQRLLACGATIHEINAIRKHVSVFGGGRLAAAASPATLVALIISDVVGDDLDVIASGPTSPDSSTYEMCLGILDRYGLRHSMPAAITRRLEEGAAGRVPETPAQGDAAFDRVHNVLVANNRQALEAAAQEAARQGYTPRILTSTMTGEAREKAKELVTAARQLCAGEPLSGPVCLLAGGETTVTITGAGLGGRNQEMALAGAMHLQDCNNITMLCAGTDGSDGPTDAAGGFACAATLNAARCCGLDAGACLADNNSYVFLEKTGNLLKTGPTLTNVMDMALLLVECPDAA; translated from the coding sequence ATGACAAAAAATCCCAGAGCAGTGCTGCGCAGCCTGCTGGATGCGGCCCTGCAGGCCGTGGCGCCCGACAGGGCCGTGCACCGCCATGTTCAGGTACAGGACAACCTGCTGCACATCGACAACAGAACATACAATCTGGATGACTATGACCGTATTCTGGTGACCGGCGCCGGCAAAGGCGCGGCCCCCATGGCGGCAGCACTGGAGCAACTGCTGGGCGAGCGCATCACGCAGGGAGCTGTATGCGTGAAATACGGACACACGGTACCCTTGCGCCGCATCACGCTGTACGAGGCTGCGCACCCGGTGCCCGACGCCGCCGGAGAAGCTGCAGCCAGACGCATGCTGGAGCTTGCCGCATCCGCCACCGGCCGCGATCTGGTGCTGTGTGTACTTACCGGCGGCGCCAGCGCACTGACCCCGGCACTGGCCGACGGCATATGCCTTGCCCACTGGCAGGCAGCCACGCAACGGCTGCTGGCATGCGGCGCCACCATCCACGAGATCAACGCCATCCGCAAACACGTGTCTGTCTTCGGCGGCGGCAGACTGGCCGCTGCAGCCAGTCCGGCCACGCTGGTGGCGCTGATAATCTCCGACGTGGTGGGTGACGATCTGGATGTCATTGCATCGGGGCCCACATCGCCGGATTCTTCCACATATGAAATGTGCCTCGGCATTCTTGACAGATACGGACTGCGGCACAGCATGCCCGCAGCCATAACCCGCAGACTGGAAGAGGGCGCGGCCGGCAGGGTGCCCGAAACTCCGGCACAGGGCGATGCCGCGTTTGACCGCGTGCACAACGTACTGGTGGCCAACAACAGGCAGGCACTGGAAGCCGCAGCGCAGGAAGCCGCGCGGCAGGGATATACACCGCGCATACTGACCAGCACCATGACCGGCGAGGCACGGGAAAAAGCAAAAGAACTGGTGACAGCCGCACGGCAGCTCTGCGCGGGTGAACCGCTTTCCGGTCCGGTGTGCCTGCTGGCAGGCGGCGAAACCACGGTAACCATAACCGGTGCAGGTCTGGGCGGACGCAATCAGGAAATGGCACTGGCCGGAGCCATGCACCTGCAGGACTGCAACAACATTACCATGCTGTGCGCAGGCACGGACGGCAGCGACGGCCCCACGGATGCGGCAGGCGGCTTTGCCTGTGCGGCCACGCTGAATGCCGCACGCTGCTGCGGGCTGGATGCCGGAGCATGTCTGGCCGACAACAACTCTTATGTTTTTCTGGAAAAAACAGGCAACCTGCTGAAAACAGGTCCCACGCTGACCAACGTTATGGATATGGCACTGCTGCTGGTAGAATGCCCCGACGCGGCCTGA
- a CDS encoding rubredoxin — MDKYECPCGYVYDPEVGDIENGVQPGTAFADLPEDWVCPLCGAEKEFFEKV; from the coding sequence ATGGATAAATACGAATGCCCCTGCGGCTATGTCTACGACCCCGAAGTGGGTGACATCGAAAACGGTGTTCAGCCCGGAACCGCTTTTGCCGACCTGCCCGAAGACTGGGTATGTCCGCTGTGCGGCGCGGAAAAAGAATTTTTTGAAAAAGTTTAG
- the fusA gene encoding elongation factor G, with amino-acid sequence MSRALENQRTYALVGTGGSGKTSLAEMLLFQSGAVSRMGKIEDGTSCLDYEPEEVKRRGSIQPAFATFSWNKNRHFLADIPGDNNFIGDINYLLAGVDAAVFVVDAVDGVRPLTRKLWNAVKNAGLPAMVFINKTDRDRADFDMAFAGLSDILGIKPVLLYSPVGQQENFRGVADVLAGKALLFGENGSVTEADIPADMADDIQALRETMVENIAESDEELMEKYLEEGELTDEEIHAALRKGVLKGELIPVAAGSALENKGGAQVLDLIQSLFPSPLDRAAWLDEEGNERVSSPDGPVSAFVIKTLADPFAGQLSILRILSGTLKPDTTLYNPAREENERVGTPLCLVGKEQTPCKEALEPGAVIAVAKLKNTRTGDTLCEEKTPFALARPHMPPTLITYALAPQEKGDEDKVYAAVHKLLDEDITLRLNRDEETGDILLSGMGQMHIETAVERARRRYKADIVLKTPKVPYRETIKGKAQVQGRHKKQSGGRGQFGDCWVEISPQERGAGYTFEDAIVGGSIPRQYIPAVDKGVQEAAHRGYLAGYPMVDFKVRLYDGSYHTVDSSEMAFKIAGSLAFKKAMESCRPVLLEPVMLVSVSVPDEYMGDIIGDLSSRRGKVLGSDSTAGITEIKAHIPMNEIMRYAPDLRSMTGGQGVFTMEFDHYEEAPPHITEKVVAESQQAAA; translated from the coding sequence ATGTCCAGAGCGCTTGAAAATCAAAGAACCTATGCCCTGGTCGGCACCGGAGGCAGCGGCAAGACCTCGCTGGCGGAAATGCTTCTTTTCCAGTCCGGCGCGGTCAGCCGCATGGGAAAAATCGAGGACGGAACAAGCTGCCTTGATTACGAGCCGGAGGAAGTGAAGCGGCGCGGCAGCATACAGCCCGCTTTTGCGACATTTTCATGGAACAAGAACCGGCACTTTCTTGCTGACATCCCCGGCGATAACAACTTTATCGGCGACATCAACTACCTGCTGGCCGGCGTTGATGCCGCCGTTTTTGTTGTCGATGCCGTGGACGGAGTACGCCCCCTGACACGTAAACTGTGGAACGCCGTGAAAAATGCCGGTCTGCCCGCCATGGTCTTCATCAACAAGACCGACCGCGACAGAGCCGACTTCGACATGGCCTTTGCGGGATTGTCCGACATACTGGGTATCAAACCCGTTCTGCTCTATTCTCCCGTGGGGCAGCAGGAAAACTTTCGCGGGGTGGCCGATGTGCTGGCAGGCAAGGCCCTGCTGTTCGGCGAAAACGGCAGTGTGACCGAAGCTGACATACCCGCGGACATGGCAGACGACATACAGGCCCTGCGCGAAACCATGGTGGAAAACATCGCGGAAAGCGATGAAGAGCTTATGGAAAAATACCTTGAAGAAGGTGAACTGACAGACGAAGAAATACACGCTGCCCTGCGCAAAGGCGTACTGAAAGGCGAACTGATACCGGTTGCTGCCGGTTCGGCACTGGAAAACAAAGGCGGCGCGCAGGTGCTCGACCTCATCCAGAGTCTTTTCCCCTCGCCGCTGGACCGCGCGGCATGGCTTGACGAAGAAGGCAACGAGCGCGTCTCCTCTCCCGACGGGCCGGTGTCTGCATTTGTCATAAAAACGCTGGCCGACCCCTTTGCAGGGCAGCTCAGTATTCTGCGTATTCTTTCCGGCACGCTGAAGCCCGACACCACGCTGTACAACCCCGCCAGAGAAGAAAACGAGCGTGTGGGCACACCGCTGTGCCTTGTGGGCAAAGAGCAGACCCCCTGCAAGGAAGCTCTTGAACCCGGTGCCGTTATTGCCGTGGCCAAACTGAAAAACACCCGTACCGGCGACACACTGTGCGAAGAAAAAACACCCTTTGCGCTGGCGCGCCCGCATATGCCCCCCACTCTTATCACCTATGCGCTGGCCCCGCAGGAAAAAGGCGATGAAGACAAAGTATACGCGGCCGTGCACAAACTGCTTGATGAAGACATAACCCTGCGTCTGAACAGAGACGAAGAAACCGGAGACATACTGCTTTCCGGCATGGGGCAGATGCACATAGAAACCGCCGTGGAACGTGCGCGCCGCCGTTACAAGGCGGACATTGTGCTGAAAACGCCCAAGGTGCCCTACCGCGAAACCATCAAGGGCAAAGCGCAGGTGCAGGGCAGACACAAGAAACAATCCGGCGGACGCGGGCAGTTCGGCGACTGCTGGGTGGAAATCAGCCCGCAGGAGCGCGGAGCAGGGTACACCTTTGAAGACGCCATCGTGGGCGGTTCCATTCCCCGCCAGTATATACCCGCTGTGGATAAAGGCGTTCAGGAGGCCGCCCACAGAGGCTATCTTGCCGGATATCCCATGGTGGACTTCAAGGTGCGTCTGTACGACGGGTCGTACCACACGGTGGACTCTTCGGAAATGGCCTTTAAAATCGCAGGATCGCTTGCCTTTAAAAAAGCCATGGAATCATGCCGCCCCGTACTGCTTGAACCCGTCATGCTGGTCAGCGTGTCTGTGCCGGATGAATACATGGGCGACATCATCGGCGACCTTTCCAGCCGCCGCGGCAAAGTGCTTGGCTCCGACTCCACAGCCGGCATAACGGAAATCAAAGCGCACATCCCCATGAATGAAATCATGCGCTATGCCCCCGATCTGCGTTCCATGACCGGCGGACAGGGCGTGTTCACCATGGAATTCGATCATTACGAGGAAGCTCCGCCCCATATCACCGAAAAGGTGGTGGCAGAAAGCCAGCAGGCAGCAGCCTGA
- a CDS encoding pyridoxal-phosphate-dependent aminotransferase family protein: MNAYTEIPMVPGPTTLHPDALAAMGRDYGSGQIETAYLQLYADTQKLLGTLAGTGNDMVIMTGEGMLALWGALKSCLAPGDRVLSVATGVFGDGIGDMAAGLGCEVRKITLPFNATLDDLTAVEEAVDRFRPRMITAVHCETPSGTLNPLAELGRLKAAMNVPLFYVDAVASLGGAPVMADDWHVDLLLGGSQKCLSAPPSMAFVGVSPAAWEAVEQRAYQGYDALGPFRTVHSDGRCPYTPYWHGTAALHAAAAAIVAEGTEQVFARHRNVARQCRDGLQEMGIRLFTAENAVNSPTVTAALVPRGWECAAWLQALAARGLRAAGSFGPMAGKVFRLGHMGTQAHPRLMEKALQVMAQVLEQGPAASRR, from the coding sequence ATGAACGCTTACACTGAAATTCCCATGGTTCCGGGGCCCACCACCCTGCACCCCGATGCACTGGCGGCCATGGGCCGTGATTACGGTTCAGGACAGATAGAAACTGCCTACCTGCAGCTGTATGCAGACACGCAGAAACTGCTGGGCACGCTGGCGGGTACCGGCAACGATATGGTGATAATGACCGGCGAAGGCATGCTGGCCCTGTGGGGAGCGCTGAAGAGCTGTCTGGCTCCCGGTGACAGGGTGCTCAGCGTGGCCACAGGCGTCTTCGGCGACGGCATAGGCGACATGGCCGCCGGTCTGGGCTGCGAAGTGCGCAAAATCACACTGCCCTTCAACGCCACGCTGGACGACCTGACCGCCGTGGAAGAGGCTGTCGACCGTTTCAGGCCGCGCATGATCACCGCTGTGCACTGTGAAACGCCGTCCGGCACGCTGAACCCGCTGGCAGAACTGGGCAGGCTCAAAGCAGCCATGAATGTTCCGCTTTTCTATGTTGACGCCGTGGCAAGCCTTGGCGGCGCTCCCGTAATGGCCGACGACTGGCATGTGGACCTGCTGCTCGGCGGCTCGCAGAAATGCCTCTCCGCACCGCCTTCCATGGCCTTTGTGGGAGTAAGCCCCGCCGCATGGGAGGCAGTGGAACAGCGGGCCTATCAGGGCTACGACGCACTGGGACCTTTCCGTACAGTGCACAGCGACGGCCGCTGCCCGTATACCCCGTACTGGCACGGCACGGCGGCGCTGCATGCCGCCGCCGCGGCCATTGTTGCCGAAGGAACAGAACAGGTTTTTGCGCGGCACCGCAATGTGGCCCGGCAATGCCGCGACGGTCTGCAGGAGATGGGCATCAGGTTGTTCACCGCTGAAAACGCTGTGAATTCACCCACAGTAACCGCGGCACTTGTTCCCCGAGGCTGGGAATGCGCTGCATGGCTGCAGGCGCTTGCCGCACGCGGTCTGCGCGCCGCAGGCAGCTTCGGCCCCATGGCGGGCAAGGTGTTCCGGCTGGGGCATATGGGTACACAGGCACACCCCCGGCTGATGGAAAAAGCCCTGCAGGTCATGGCGCAGGTGCTGGAACAGGGTCCGGCGGCATCCCGCCGCTGA
- a CDS encoding pyridoxamine kinase, translated as MRTPVPRVAAIHDLSGFGRTSLTVAMPVLSSMGVQVCPLPTAVLSTHTSGFENFSFVDLTEQMHSILDHWQSLNLKFDAVYSGFLGSPEQVDIVARCIDMFRTPDGLAVVDPVMGDNGEMEPTMTLEMVHRMRWLVTKADIITPNFTEAAFLLDEKYTTEATVSTVKDWLRRLTAMGPSIAIITSVPVHGDERRSAVMAYNRRHDRFWKVDCSYIPAHYPGTGDTFASVVTGALLQGDSLPIAMDRAVQFVTMGIRATFGHNLPSRDGILLERVLDTLRAPVTSSSFELLDNDGEQCACR; from the coding sequence ATGCGCACCCCAGTGCCGCGCGTGGCGGCAATACACGATCTTTCCGGCTTCGGGCGCACCTCGCTCACCGTGGCCATGCCTGTACTTTCGTCCATGGGCGTTCAGGTTTGCCCGCTGCCCACGGCGGTGCTGTCCACCCACACGTCCGGTTTTGAAAACTTCAGCTTTGTGGACCTGACGGAACAGATGCATTCCATCCTTGACCACTGGCAGTCGCTCAACCTCAAGTTCGATGCCGTCTACAGCGGTTTTCTGGGCTCGCCGGAACAGGTGGACATCGTGGCCCGCTGCATCGACATGTTCCGCACTCCGGACGGGCTTGCGGTGGTGGACCCCGTCATGGGCGACAACGGCGAAATGGAGCCCACCATGACGCTTGAAATGGTTCACCGCATGCGCTGGCTGGTCACCAAGGCAGACATAATAACCCCCAACTTTACGGAAGCGGCCTTTCTGCTGGACGAAAAGTACACCACCGAAGCCACTGTAAGCACGGTGAAAGACTGGCTGCGCCGCCTCACAGCCATGGGGCCATCCATAGCCATCATCACCAGCGTGCCGGTGCACGGTGATGAACGGCGCAGCGCTGTTATGGCATACAACCGCCGGCATGACCGGTTCTGGAAAGTAGACTGCTCATATATTCCGGCACATTACCCGGGAACGGGTGATACGTTTGCCAGCGTGGTCACCGGCGCGCTGCTGCAGGGCGACAGCCTGCCCATAGCCATGGACCGCGCCGTGCAGTTTGTCACCATGGGCATCAGAGCCACCTTCGGGCACAACCTGCCAAGCCGCGACGGTATTCTGCTGGAACGGGTGCTTGATACACTAAGAGCGCCGGTCACCAGCAGTTCGTTTGAGCTGCTGGACAACGACGGGGAGCAGTGCGCATGCAGATAG
- a CDS encoding acyl-CoA thioesterase — protein sequence MTDFPAPETWLAHRVSYGETDTMGVVYYAEYLHFFERARSEFIRARGMSYAQVEEKDIMLPVREAACRYRRPARFDDLVRIRTGISQWGRASLTFVYEIWNEDKTVLLCTGSTQHACVNRTGRPVSVPEWLRALFTA from the coding sequence ATGACCGACTTTCCCGCGCCGGAAACCTGGCTCGCACACCGCGTATCCTATGGTGAGACGGACACCATGGGCGTTGTATACTATGCCGAGTACCTGCACTTTTTCGAACGGGCCCGCAGCGAGTTCATCCGCGCCCGCGGCATGAGCTATGCGCAGGTGGAAGAAAAAGACATCATGCTGCCCGTGCGCGAAGCGGCCTGCCGCTACCGCCGTCCCGCCCGCTTTGATGATCTGGTGCGCATCCGCACCGGTATCTCGCAATGGGGCAGGGCATCACTGACGTTTGTGTATGAAATCTGGAACGAGGATAAAACCGTTCTGCTGTGCACGGGCAGCACGCAGCACGCCTGTGTAAACCGCACCGGGCGACCCGTTTCCGTTCCCGAATGGCTCCGCGCCCTGTTCACAGCGTAA
- a CDS encoding ferredoxin-thioredoxin reductase catalytic domain-containing protein — protein sequence MSKTMTPETLYEMLKKFQEPKGFYFNADMGMTMPLLESLLQTKERYGYMACPCRLALGEYEADRDIICPCVYREPDMEEYGACFCGLYVTKEWNEGTIEHKVVPERRPPEKLLG from the coding sequence ATGAGCAAAACCATGACTCCGGAAACCCTGTACGAAATGCTCAAAAAATTTCAGGAGCCCAAAGGCTTTTATTTCAACGCGGACATGGGCATGACCATGCCGTTGCTCGAAAGCCTGCTGCAGACCAAGGAACGTTACGGTTACATGGCCTGTCCCTGCCGTCTTGCGCTGGGTGAATACGAAGCGGACAGAGATATCATATGCCCCTGCGTGTACCGCGAACCGGATATGGAGGAGTACGGGGCCTGTTTCTGCGGACTGTATGTGACAAAGGAATGGAACGAAGGCACCATAGAACACAAGGTGGTGCCCGAGCGTCGTCCGCCGGAAAAACTGCTGGGCTGA
- a CDS encoding HU family DNA-binding protein, which produces MTKAELVQKIAAKAGMNSKTQAESALDATIAVITEALSAGDSVTFTGFGSFKVAERAARKGRNPRTGEEMTIPASKVVKFTPGKALKDAVK; this is translated from the coding sequence ATGACCAAAGCTGAACTGGTTCAGAAGATTGCTGCCAAAGCCGGTATGAATTCCAAGACCCAGGCCGAATCTGCTCTGGACGCCACCATTGCCGTTATCACCGAAGCGCTGAGCGCCGGTGATTCCGTGACCTTCACCGGTTTCGGTTCTTTCAAGGTTGCCGAACGCGCCGCCCGTAAAGGCCGCAACCCCCGCACCGGCGAAGAAATGACCATTCCCGCCAGCAAAGTGGTGAAGTTCACCCCCGGCAAGGCTCTGAAAGACGCCGTTAAATAA
- a CDS encoding glutaredoxin family protein — MGTQALPCACIVICSGRCYVAGDINPLRKGSTMAENSDVRLYALSTCIHCRKCKEFLEEHSVPFECVYVDMLSGDERSETISFIKKHNPKLSFPTLVIDNGGTVIVGFHKDQIEEALDL; from the coding sequence ATGGGAACGCAGGCACTGCCGTGTGCCTGCATTGTCATCTGTTCCGGCCGCTGCTATGTTGCCGGTGATATCAACCCTCTCAGAAAAGGAAGCACCATGGCGGAAAACAGCGACGTGCGACTGTATGCCCTGTCCACCTGCATCCATTGCAGAAAATGCAAGGAATTTCTTGAAGAGCATTCCGTGCCCTTTGAGTGCGTCTATGTGGACATGCTGTCCGGCGATGAACGCAGTGAGACCATTTCGTTCATCAAAAAACACAATCCCAAACTTTCGTTTCCCACGCTGGTCATAGACAACGGCGGCACGGTGATTGTGGGCTTTCACAAAGATCAGATCGAGGAGGCTCTGGACTTATGA
- the murI gene encoding glutamate racemase: MQIESGCDSRRDLPIGMFDSGVGGLTVLKALRRRMPCESILYLGDTARLPYGTKSAETVTRYALQASARLVERDIKLLVVACNTVSATALEPLRNAYPGIPVIGVVQPGAQASCRASATGRIAVIATESTIRGRAYERAIHAIRPDAQTTGAPCPLFVPLAEEGWLDGPLVEGIAARYLNPIFHPASGSGRPETPDCLVLGCTHFPLLAGAIRNVIGDGVTIVDSAAITAKAVEAELRARGLERRATECGETRFMATDDVPRFSRTGGLFLGTPVAPDEVELVDL; the protein is encoded by the coding sequence ATGCAGATAGAATCCGGCTGCGATTCCCGCCGTGACCTGCCCATCGGCATGTTCGACTCCGGCGTGGGGGGCCTGACCGTGCTCAAGGCACTGCGCCGCCGCATGCCCTGTGAAAGCATTTTGTATCTGGGCGATACCGCCCGGCTGCCCTACGGCACAAAATCGGCCGAGACGGTCACCCGCTATGCCTTGCAGGCTTCGGCCAGACTGGTCGAAAGAGATATAAAGCTGCTGGTGGTGGCCTGCAACACCGTGAGTGCCACGGCTCTTGAGCCGCTGCGCAACGCCTATCCGGGCATTCCGGTCATAGGCGTGGTCCAGCCCGGCGCACAGGCCAGCTGCCGGGCATCCGCCACGGGGCGTATTGCGGTTATCGCCACGGAATCAACCATTCGCGGCCGCGCGTACGAGCGTGCCATCCACGCCATCAGACCGGATGCCCAGACCACCGGCGCGCCCTGCCCCCTGTTTGTGCCGCTGGCCGAAGAAGGCTGGCTGGACGGCCCGCTGGTCGAAGGCATAGCCGCCCGCTATCTGAACCCCATCTTTCATCCCGCCTCCGGTTCCGGCAGGCCGGAAACACCGGATTGTCTGGTGCTGGGCTGCACTCATTTTCCGCTGCTGGCCGGTGCCATACGCAATGTCATCGGTGACGGAGTGACCATAGTGGACAGCGCGGCCATCACTGCAAAAGCGGTGGAGGCGGAACTGCGCGCCAGAGGTCTGGAGCGCCGGGCCACTGAATGCGGTGAGACAAGATTTATGGCCACGGACGATGTTCCCCGTTTTTCACGCACCGGCGGTCTTTTTCTGGGTACTCCGGTCGCCCCCGACGAAGTGGAACTGGTGGACCTGTAA
- a CDS encoding amidohydrolase family protein: protein MLLDIHTHAFHPKIASKAVAQLESHYGITMSGSGLLEDLDAVTRKAGLDGYVVHNAATAAAQVVPANNFAMALSLTCPRAVAFGSIHPDYEEWEAQLKRLQAHGIRGIKLHPEFQGFWLDDPRLEPIFETIGDSMMIMCHIGDALPPDENPSCPYKLAALIKKFPRVRFIAAHMGGYRHWKYALEALAGKNVYMDTSSSLAFIDDDTLHGLWKKHPREQWLFGSDWPLFDPASEQKMLRKRLGISDSALADLMGNGALALGLRAQY, encoded by the coding sequence ATGCTGCTTGATATACATACCCACGCGTTTCATCCCAAAATAGCCTCCAAAGCCGTGGCCCAGCTGGAAAGCCACTACGGCATCACCATGAGCGGCTCCGGCCTGCTGGAAGATCTTGATGCGGTAACCCGCAAAGCCGGACTGGACGGCTATGTGGTGCACAACGCGGCCACCGCTGCGGCACAGGTTGTGCCTGCCAACAACTTTGCCATGGCGCTCAGCCTCACCTGCCCCCGTGCCGTGGCATTCGGCAGCATCCATCCCGATTATGAAGAATGGGAGGCACAGCTGAAGCGTCTGCAGGCGCACGGCATACGCGGCATCAAGCTGCACCCCGAGTTTCAGGGGTTCTGGCTGGATGACCCGCGGCTGGAACCTATTTTTGAAACCATCGGCGACAGCATGATGATCATGTGTCACATCGGCGACGCACTGCCGCCCGATGAAAACCCTTCATGCCCGTACAAGCTGGCGGCACTGATTAAAAAATTTCCCCGCGTGCGGTTCATCGCCGCACACATGGGCGGCTACCGCCACTGGAAGTATGCGCTGGAAGCACTGGCGGGCAAAAACGTCTACATGGATACTTCCAGCTCACTGGCGTTCATCGACGATGACACCCTGCACGGTCTATGGAAAAAGCACCCGCGTGAACAATGGCTTTTCGGCAGTGACTGGCCGCTGTTTGATCCTGCATCGGAACAGAAAATGCTCCGGAAACGGCTGGGCATCAGCGACAGCGCTCTGGCCGATCTCATGGGCAACGGTGCGCTGGCACTGGGGCTCAGGGCGCAGTACTGA
- a CDS encoding KamA family radical SAM protein yields MTRQHATYTSCINSLPLDAQEARALRPVMEYYAFRANDYYLSLINWDDPADPIRRIIVPHPDETKDWGELDPSDEARYTAVPGMQHKYRDTAILLAGKACGGLCRFCFRKRIFMEGGTPPVPDTGKALAYIRAHKEITNVLISGGDPLLLPLAELEHILKGLDTVDHLQFIRIGSRMPVFDPGLIAGNTRLLELLSRYSRPGRKLYMQTHFNHPRELSPLALEAVDALQRAGIIMTNQTPLLRGVNDCPETLSELFAKLAGAGVPPYYLFVCRPTKGNRHFTVPIEEGYDILQKAQKTLSGPAKRVRYAMSHATGKIEVVSVTHDQVVFRRHRTPNPAHSGSLLSFPRNPAATWLDDYTAPAGKGMPRRMEGIPGWGSRSSRDA; encoded by the coding sequence ATGACCCGTCAGCACGCTACGTACACGAGCTGTATCAACTCACTGCCCCTCGACGCACAGGAAGCCCGCGCGCTGCGGCCTGTGATGGAATATTACGCATTCAGGGCCAACGACTACTATCTTTCGCTTATCAACTGGGATGATCCGGCCGACCCCATCCGCCGCATCATTGTGCCGCACCCCGACGAGACAAAGGACTGGGGCGAACTGGATCCTTCTGACGAGGCCCGCTACACCGCCGTGCCCGGCATGCAGCACAAATACCGCGACACGGCCATTCTGCTGGCAGGCAAAGCCTGCGGCGGACTGTGCCGGTTCTGCTTCCGCAAGCGCATTTTCATGGAGGGCGGCACACCGCCCGTGCCGGACACCGGAAAAGCGCTGGCCTACATAAGGGCGCACAAAGAAATTACCAACGTTCTCATCTCAGGCGGCGATCCGCTGCTGCTGCCCCTGGCTGAACTGGAACATATCCTCAAAGGTCTGGACACCGTAGACCATCTGCAGTTCATCCGCATAGGGTCGCGCATGCCCGTCTTCGACCCCGGTCTCATCGCCGGCAATACCCGCCTGCTCGAGCTGCTTTCGCGGTATTCCAGACCCGGACGCAAGCTGTACATGCAGACACACTTCAATCACCCGCGCGAACTTTCGCCGCTGGCGCTGGAAGCCGTTGACGCCCTGCAGCGCGCCGGCATCATAATGACCAATCAGACACCGCTGCTGCGCGGCGTGAACGACTGCCCCGAAACGCTGTCGGAACTGTTCGCAAAACTGGCGGGAGCCGGTGTGCCGCCTTATTACCTGTTTGTCTGCCGTCCCACCAAAGGCAACAGACACTTCACGGTGCCCATAGAGGAAGGATACGACATACTGCAGAAAGCGCAGAAAACGCTCAGCGGCCCCGCCAAGCGTGTACGCTATGCCATGTCGCACGCCACCGGCAAAATCGAAGTGGTCTCGGTAACTCACGATCAGGTGGTATTCCGCCGCCACCGGACGCCCAATCCGGCCCACTCCGGTTCTCTGCTCAGCTTTCCGCGCAATCCTGCCGCTACCTGGCTGGATGATTACACCGCTCCTGCCGGTAAAGGCATGCCCCGCAGGATGGAAGGCATACCCGGCTGGGGAAGCCGCAGCAGCCGCGACGCATAG